One Glutamicibacter halophytocola DNA segment encodes these proteins:
- a CDS encoding dolichyl-phosphate-mannose--protein mannosyltransferase has product MGISTPNSAIIGHVRSTRQAFTFESLKQRLLPTVALSGPLLWIIPLAVTLLAGLLRFINLAHPHMLIFDETYYVKDAFSLLQSGYEREWADDSDAQFIAGDPQLTTDSSFVVHPPLGKWLIGIGMLLFGDFNGFGWRFSTALFGTLSVLLVTLCARLLFGSHILAGIAGLLMAIDGHSIVMSRTALLDIFLMFFVLAAFYALLKDRIHGRTQLARKLSVPRGNRPDEFLLGYGPMLWWRPWRLVAAVMLGGAVGIKWSALSFVAVFCIMAVLWDFAARRTAGIHHWQRAAFTRDGIYSFFTMIPLALLTYLSTWTSWLITAGGRYRQWAEENPGDGVSWLPAPLRSLWHYHQAGYEFHTGLSSEHGWQSSPWTWPFAGRPVLFYFEGYDKGVNGCDLKRCTEVITDLPNPLLWWACSISMFLLILWWIGARDWRAGAILSSAVAGFLPWLMYPERTMFFFYTLPLVPFMILSLTYMIGRFIPREPNSGLVYRSRIIVVTLVIALFLVTSAFFWSIWSGEMIADELWRLHVWIPSWG; this is encoded by the coding sequence ATGGGCATCTCGACACCTAACTCCGCGATTATTGGCCACGTCCGTTCAACGCGGCAGGCCTTCACTTTCGAGAGCCTGAAACAGCGGCTCCTGCCCACGGTAGCGCTCAGCGGACCGCTGCTGTGGATCATTCCGCTGGCGGTGACGTTGCTTGCCGGTTTGCTGCGTTTCATCAACCTTGCTCATCCGCACATGTTGATCTTTGACGAAACCTACTACGTCAAAGACGCGTTTTCGCTGCTGCAAAGCGGTTACGAACGCGAATGGGCCGATGACAGCGACGCGCAATTCATCGCCGGGGATCCCCAGCTCACCACGGATTCTTCCTTCGTGGTCCATCCGCCACTGGGCAAATGGCTCATCGGCATTGGAATGCTGCTCTTTGGCGATTTCAACGGCTTCGGCTGGCGTTTCAGCACGGCGCTGTTCGGCACCCTTTCGGTGCTGCTGGTCACCCTCTGCGCCCGGCTGCTCTTCGGATCGCATATCCTGGCTGGCATCGCCGGACTGTTGATGGCCATCGATGGCCATTCCATCGTGATGTCACGCACCGCGCTTCTGGATATCTTCCTCATGTTCTTCGTCCTGGCCGCGTTTTACGCGTTGCTCAAGGACCGGATCCATGGACGGACCCAACTGGCTCGCAAGCTCAGTGTCCCCCGGGGCAACAGGCCCGATGAATTCCTCCTGGGGTACGGGCCGATGCTGTGGTGGCGCCCGTGGCGCCTGGTTGCAGCTGTCATGCTCGGCGGGGCGGTCGGCATCAAGTGGTCAGCGCTGTCCTTTGTGGCTGTTTTCTGCATCATGGCCGTGCTGTGGGACTTCGCCGCGCGCCGCACCGCAGGCATTCATCACTGGCAGCGTGCCGCTTTCACCCGCGACGGCATCTACTCGTTCTTCACGATGATCCCGCTCGCGCTGCTCACCTACCTGTCCACGTGGACCAGTTGGCTGATCACTGCCGGCGGGCGCTACCGGCAATGGGCTGAAGAAAATCCCGGCGACGGCGTCAGCTGGCTGCCCGCTCCGCTGCGCTCGCTCTGGCATTATCATCAGGCTGGCTACGAATTCCACACGGGACTCAGTTCAGAACACGGATGGCAATCCTCGCCATGGACGTGGCCTTTCGCTGGCCGTCCGGTGCTGTTCTACTTCGAAGGCTACGACAAGGGCGTCAACGGCTGCGATCTGAAGCGCTGCACCGAAGTCATCACCGACCTTCCCAACCCGCTGCTGTGGTGGGCCTGCTCGATCAGCATGTTCCTGTTGATCCTGTGGTGGATCGGAGCCCGCGACTGGCGTGCCGGGGCCATTCTTTCCTCGGCCGTGGCCGGTTTCCTGCCATGGCTGATGTACCCGGAACGCACGATGTTCTTCTTCTACACCCTGCCGCTGGTTCCGTTCATGATCCTTTCATTGACGTATATGATTGGCAGGTTCATTCCGCGTGAGCCGAATTCCGGACTCGTATACCGCTCACGCATTATCGTGGTCACCCTGGTTATTGCGTTATTCCTAGTCACATCGGCCTTCTTTTGGTCGATTTGGTCTGGGGAAATGATTGCAGATGAGCTCTGGCGCCTGCACGTGTGGATCCCCAGCTGGGGCTAG